One genomic region from Phaseolus vulgaris cultivar G19833 unplaced genomic scaffold, P. vulgaris v2.0 scaffold_13, whole genome shotgun sequence encodes:
- the LOC137816909 gene encoding NDR1/HIN1-like protein 13, whose product MADQVQPRNSPLSQKAQSPAAAKSSLPVGAYHVKVPKHFHPTETSRRYPHYNRREPSRCGCCCFLCWLISIIIVLAVLLGAATGVFYLVFQPEAPAYTIQRVAVKGVNLTSSAFSPEFDVVVRAYNGNDKIGIYYEEGSSVAMFYNDARLCDGVFPAFYQPSNNVTLLEALLKGNDVELMVSDQTGLVMAVTDRSVPLKLELQVAAKIKVGSVTTWKISVRVECDVTVDELTVQARIVKRDCGYRFDLW is encoded by the coding sequence ATGGCAGACCAAGTTCAACCGCGAAACTCGCCGCTCTCGCAAAAGGCGCAGTCTCCCGCTGCCGCCAAATCCTCGCTGCCAGTGGGAGCTTACCACGTGAAGGTGCCCAAGCACTTTCACCCGACGGAAACTTCCCGTCGCTACCCTCACTACAATCGCCGGGAACCTAGCCGGTGCGGGTGCTGCTGTTTCCTCTGCTGGCTAATCTCCATCATCATCGTCCTCGCTGTTCTTCTCGGAGCTGCCACCGGCGTTTTTTACCTGGTTTTCCAGCCGGAGGCACCGGCCTACACCATCCAACGCGTCGCGGTTAAGGGAGTAAACCTCACTTCGTCGGCGTTCTCACCGGAGTTCGACGTCGTCGTCAGAGCTTATAACGGCAACGACAAGATCGGAATTTACTACGAGGAGGGAAGCTCCGTTGCGATGTTCTACAATGACGCTAGGCTATGTGATGGCGTGTTCCCGGCGTTTTACCAGCCGTCAAATAACGTGACATTGTTGGAGGCGCTGTTGAAGGGAAACGACGTGGAACTGATGGTATCGGACCAGACAGGGTTGGTGATGGCCGTGACTGACCGGAGCGTTCCGTTGAAGTTGGAGCTGCAGGTGGCGGCGAAAATTAAAGTGGGGTCCGTTACTACTTGGAAGATCAGCGTTAGAGTTGAGTGTGACGTGACGGTGGATGAGTTAACGGTGCAGGCTAGGATTGTGAAAAGGGATTGTGGTTACAGGTTTGATCTTTGGTGA
- the LOC137816919 gene encoding uncharacterized protein — translation MAEDLPLLVSRAVKASLKKLQEENSALKESNLMIRAEAEKLTCDLLMTEMEHSRLEYALDAELRNTRKEASDLRQKLHTQLQEKIDLESKLVPYRVKVADMEAARKAEASLVEKLEKRSADREVLLGKVENERDKAFAELAEAREETKKIAAELAQTRDESKKAAEELARSHEEKEGLKKQTHELEQSAAQVLSAGFDAALEQVACQYPELDLSMVSICNEVVDGKIVPSED, via the coding sequence ATGGCGGAAGATCTTCCTTTGCTCGTATCAAGAGCTGTGAAGGCTTCACTCAAGAAGCTTCAAGAGGAGAACTCCGCGCTCAAGGAATCAAATCTTATGATAAGGGCTGAGGCGGAGAAGCTCACTTGCGACCTGCTGATGACTGAGATGGAACACTCAAGGTTGGAGTATGCATTGGACGCTGAGCTAAGGAATacacgcaaggaggcctccgatctgcgccaaaaactgcacACCCAGCTTCAAGAGAAGATTGACCTGGAGAGCAAATTAGTTCCATACAGGGTCAAGGTCGCAGATATGGAGGCTGCACGAAAAGCTGAAGCTTCCCTGGTGGAAAAACTTGAGAAAAGGTCGGCAGATAGGGAGGTCCTCCTGGGGAAGGTCGAGAATGAAAGGGACAAGGCTTTCGCCGAGCTCGCCGAAGCTCGCGAGGAGACCAAAAAGatcgctgcagagctggcccaaaCTCGGGACGAGAGCAAAAAAGCTGCTGAAGAACTTGCTCGATCTCATGAGGAGAAAGAAGGTCTGAAGAAGCAAACTCATGAGCTCGAGCAGAGCGCTGCTCAAGTCCTCTCCGCCGGGTTTGACGCTGCTCTAGAGCAAGTAGCATGCCAATACCCTGAGCTCGACCTTTCCATGGTGTCGAtctgcaacgaagtggtggatgggaagattgtaCCCTCCGAAGACTAA
- the LOC137816920 gene encoding uncharacterized protein, translating into MPFAQAITDTAIPASVVAVKASFTGVEDPEQHLTAFNTQMMLSGGSDAVYCKMFMSTLQGTALEWFVSLPTGHITSFQQFSKLFVDQYIVNKAPPKVSYDLFDVRQYQGESLRDYLNRFGAQMVRSPAKDKEMLVYAFKKCVLPEPFSEALIRGHPAMFAEVRRLAVAHIADESEVAEKRGNVAPARPRAQTRIQPQRVLETAAAKKDQRTRHPYDPKKNKGRGPGRPREFNRPPRYKFVMGLADLIAIPNIAARLKAPEKVSDKVLGPKPNAWCEFHQSFGHSLDSCLALGYQLDDLVKSGFLNDYLLDKRTGQASSSQPASSEGQQHEMPTHGEIHTIAGGFSGGGFTASHRKKYTRSVMAVDVFEDHSPDMDITFTKEDLRDVVPHDNDPIVVSLVTAGRKVHRVLVDQGSSADVMFWPTFTKLQLPLDQLRPYGGCLYGFAGDQVEVRGYIELRTTFTDEAASRTEKIKYLVVNAPLAYNILLGRPTLSRIGVVPSTRHMKVKLPSMEGVVITIRSDQKEAKKCYENSLKTKRSVSYVTTTPPPGVEPRTVERRVVDAAMEVTAGGDVVMVNAEAGGENAGREEEAKPPRSG; encoded by the coding sequence atgccgtttgctcaggcgatcacggacacggcgatccctgcgagcgtggtagccgtgaaagcttctttcaccggcgtggaagATCCTGAACAACATCTCACTGCGTTcaacacgcagatgatgctgtcaggaggctcagaCGCAGtttattgcaagatgtttatgagcacactccagggaacagcgctggaatggttcgttagcctgcctacaggtcacataaccagctTCCAGCAATTCTCAAAGCTCTTCGTCGaccagtacatcgtgaacaaggcgccacctaaggtgtcttacgacttgttcgacgtaaggcagtatcagggagagtccctcagggactatctgaatcgttttggagcacagatggttcGCTCGCCTGCCAAGGACaaggagatgttggtatacgccttcaaaaagtgCGTGCTGCCTGAACCTTTCAGCGAGGCGTTGATTAGGGGCCACCCCGCCATGTTTGCTGAAGTTCGGCGACTTgctgtggcccacatcgccgacgagagcgaggTTGCAGAAAAGAGAGGGAACGTGGCTCCTGCTAGGCCACGGGCCCAAACTAGAattcagccgcagagggtgctggagacggcggcggctaagaaggatcaaaggactcgccatccttacgacccaaagaaaaacaagggaaggggcccagggcgccctagGGAGTTCAATCGCCCACCCAGGTACAAGTtcgtcatggggttggcggacctgatcgccattcccaacatagctgctaggcttaaggcgcctgagaaagtttcagacaaggtgttaggaccaaaaccaaacgcatggtgcgaattccaccaaaGTTTTGGTCACTCCCTTGATTCATGCTTGGCCCTGggttaccagctcgacgatttgGTCAAGAGCGGCTTCTTGAACGACTACTTACTGGACAAGAGAACGGGGcaagcgtcgagctcccagccggcgagcAGTGAGGgccagcagcatgagatgcccactcacggcgagatccacaccatcgctggaggtttctcaggtggtggatttACTGCATCACACAGGAAGAAATATAcaaggtctgtgatggcagtagatgtgttcgaagatcactcgccagatatggacattacgttcacgaaggaggatctcagggacgttgtgcctcatgacaacgatcccatagttgtcTCGctagtcacggcgggaaggaaggtccaccgggtactagtggatcaaggaagctcggcagatgtcatgttttggccgactttcaccaAGCTGCAAttaccccttgaccagttaaggccctacggaggatgcttgtatgggttcgctggcgaccaggtggaggtcaggggatacattgagttgagaaccacgttcACAGACGAGGcggcctcgaggacggagaagatcaagtacctTGTTGTGAATGCCCCCTTggcgtataacattctgttgggaagaccgacCCTCAgcagaataggagttgtgccctcaaccaggcacatgaaggttaaaTTGCCgtcaatggaaggggtggtgatcaccataaggtctgaccagaaggaggcaaagaagtgttacgaaaacagcctcaagaccAAGAGGTCGGTGAGCTACGTCACCACGACACCACCTCCCGGTGTGGAGCCTAGGACAGTAGAGAGGCGAGTTGTCGACGCGGCGATGGAAGTGaccgccggaggcgatgtcgTCATGGTGAACGCTGAAGCAGGGGGCGAAAATGCCGGTCGGGAGGAAGAAGCAAAACCGCCCAGAAGTGGCTAG